A genomic stretch from Chitinophagaceae bacterium includes:
- a CDS encoding dehydrogenase E1 component subunit alpha/beta has product MLFDRKNLTNSELTGIYQSLLYPRLIEEKMLLLLRQGKISKWFSGIGQEAIAVGATLALQQDEWIMPLHRNLGVFTTRNMPLHKLFMQWQGNKEGYSKGRERSFHFGSREHHVCGMISHLGPQMAIADGVALAYKLREEKKVSLAFTGEGGTSEGDFHEALNVAAVWDLPVIFIIENNGYGLSTPTNEQYKCESLIERARGYGIEGIKIDGNNILSVLDTIKGVRDFCIEYQKPYLIECTTFRMRGHEEASGTKYVPKHLFEIWEKKDPIKNFETYLLSEAVLTETGIEAIRTELKQKIEAELQLANTAKPMVVDTEEELEDVFAEPSVVNRQSTVRVIDNSAISHASRLTLHDKRFVDAIKEGLHQSMQKHPNLILMGQDIAEYGGAFKITEGFVEEFGKDRVRNTPICESAIVGAALGLSLEGYKGLMEMQFADFATVGFNQIVNNLAKIHYRWGQHADVVIRMPTGGGVGAGPFHSQSNEAWFTKVPGLKVVYPSSPMDAKGLLIAAINDPNPVLYFEHKALYRSVSGDVPEEYYEIEIGKARHVRSGDEVSIITYGAGVHWAEDYASEYPEISIDILDLRTLAPLDYHAIREAVKRTGRVLLLHEDTLIGGIGGEIAAWIGEHCFSLLDAPVMRCGSLETPIPFNIELEQNFMGKARLGEYVEKLMKY; this is encoded by the coding sequence ATGCTGTTTGATCGCAAAAACCTTACCAATTCTGAACTGACCGGTATTTATCAATCATTGCTCTATCCCAGATTAATCGAAGAAAAGATGCTTTTATTGCTTCGCCAGGGAAAAATTAGCAAATGGTTTAGTGGAATTGGACAGGAAGCAATTGCCGTGGGAGCCACGCTGGCACTGCAACAGGACGAATGGATCATGCCTCTTCACCGCAACCTTGGTGTGTTCACCACCCGTAATATGCCGCTGCATAAATTATTTATGCAATGGCAGGGAAATAAGGAAGGATACAGTAAAGGAAGGGAGCGCAGTTTTCATTTCGGCAGCCGTGAACATCATGTTTGCGGAATGATTTCACATCTTGGTCCGCAGATGGCTATTGCCGATGGTGTAGCATTAGCATACAAACTCAGGGAAGAAAAGAAGGTGTCACTTGCTTTTACAGGTGAGGGCGGAACAAGCGAAGGTGATTTTCATGAAGCATTGAATGTGGCAGCAGTATGGGATTTGCCCGTAATCTTTATCATTGAAAATAACGGGTATGGATTAAGTACTCCCACCAATGAACAATATAAATGCGAAAGCCTGATTGAACGAGCAAGAGGATATGGAATAGAGGGAATCAAGATTGATGGCAACAATATTCTTTCTGTACTGGACACCATTAAAGGTGTTCGTGATTTTTGTATTGAATACCAGAAGCCTTATTTAATTGAATGTACAACCTTCCGCATGCGTGGACATGAAGAGGCAAGCGGTACGAAATATGTTCCCAAACATTTATTTGAGATTTGGGAGAAAAAAGATCCCATTAAAAATTTTGAAACTTACCTGTTGAGTGAAGCGGTATTAACAGAAACGGGAATTGAAGCAATCAGAACTGAATTAAAACAGAAGATTGAAGCTGAATTGCAATTGGCCAATACTGCAAAACCAATGGTTGTTGATACGGAGGAAGAACTGGAAGATGTGTTTGCTGAGCCTTCAGTAGTGAATCGTCAGTCGACAGTCAGAGTGATTGATAATTCGGCAATCTCTCACGCTTCACGCCTCACGCTTCACGATAAACGTTTTGTCGATGCAATCAAAGAAGGCCTTCATCAATCCATGCAAAAACATCCCAACCTTATTTTAATGGGTCAGGATATTGCAGAGTATGGTGGTGCATTCAAGATCACCGAAGGATTTGTTGAAGAGTTTGGAAAAGACAGAGTAAGAAATACACCTATTTGTGAAAGTGCAATAGTTGGCGCAGCATTAGGGTTGAGTTTAGAAGGATACAAAGGTTTGATGGAAATGCAGTTTGCCGATTTTGCAACGGTTGGCTTTAACCAGATCGTTAATAACCTGGCAAAGATTCATTACCGTTGGGGGCAGCATGCTGATGTTGTGATCCGTATGCCAACAGGTGGCGGTGTTGGTGCCGGGCCGTTTCATTCACAAAGCAATGAAGCATGGTTTACAAAAGTTCCGGGATTGAAAGTTGTTTATCCATCTTCACCAATGGATGCAAAAGGCTTGCTGATTGCTGCCATCAATGATCCTAACCCGGTTTTATATTTTGAACATAAAGCATTGTACCGTTCTGTAAGTGGAGATGTACCAGAAGAATATTATGAAATTGAAATCGGCAAAGCCCGTCATGTAAGAAGCGGTGATGAGGTCTCGATTATTACTTATGGCGCAGGAGTACATTGGGCTGAAGATTATGCATCTGAATATCCGGAAATCTCCATTGATATTTTAGATTTAAGAACACTTGCTCCATTGGATTATCATGCTATCCGTGAAGCAGTAAAAAGAACGGGAAGAGTATTGCTGCTGCATGAAGACACATTGATTGGCGGCATTGGCGGAGAAATAGCTGCCTGGATCGGCGAACATTGCTTCTCCCTGCTTGATGCACCGGTGATGCGTTGCGGAAGTTTGGAAACCCCTATTCCTTTCAATATAGAACTGGAACAGAATTTTATGGGGAAAGCAAGACTGGGTGAGTATGTGGAGAAGCTGATGAAATATTAA
- a CDS encoding WG repeat-containing protein translates to MKKLFILFLFAAVCFIQSNAQTLKPFEGSNGLYGYKDDNGKVVIAPKYVTATYFFEGVDKAWVYLDSKFALISKKEEMIIPFKYSYVNFFQEGMAVVAVDTKFMEAGGKYGYVDKNGKEVIPLIYEYAEEFTNGKAKVKKDGKEFFIDKTGKRLN, encoded by the coding sequence ATGAAAAAATTATTTATTCTATTCCTGTTTGCAGCTGTTTGTTTTATTCAGTCCAATGCGCAAACCTTAAAACCATTTGAAGGTAGCAATGGTTTGTATGGTTATAAAGATGATAATGGAAAAGTTGTTATTGCTCCTAAGTATGTAACTGCTACTTATTTTTTTGAAGGAGTAGACAAAGCATGGGTGTACCTTGATTCAAAATTTGCACTGATCAGTAAAAAAGAAGAAATGATCATTCCTTTTAAGTACAGCTATGTTAATTTTTTTCAGGAAGGAATGGCGGTAGTTGCTGTTGATACAAAATTTATGGAAGCAGGTGGTAAGTACGGCTATGTTGATAAAAACGGAAAAGAAGTAATTCCGCTGATATATGAATATGCAGAAGAATTTACCAATGGGAAAGCCAAAGTAAAAAAAGATGGCAAAGAATTCTTTATTGATAAAACAGGAAAGCGGTTGAATTAG
- a CDS encoding penicillin acylase family protein — protein MRKFILPFIVLPFQLFAQPFSKTEISRWQQQAKNVSIVRDNWGIPHVYGKTDADAVFGLLYVQCEDDFKRVEINYIEKLGRKAEVFGKAEIFSDLYVRLIIDSAEAVADYNKAPVWLKKLLNAYADGINYYLHKHPEVKPLLLTRFKPWYPLLWTDGSIGAISTGDISEMDVKNLYGETNATTSVTPKLFEEISTGSNGFAIAPSRTENGHAILYINPHVTFYFRPEVQMASKEGLNVYGAVTWGQFFIYQGFNEYCGWMHTSSNVDVADMYTEKISQGSTGLVYEYNNEKRKVKEKKITIRFINENELQSKTFTTYFTHHGPVMAKRNDQYISVRSSNRTMNGLIQSWQRTKAKGLEDYKKVMDLKANTSNNTVFADNKGNIAYWHGNFVPKRDPKFNWGKAVDGTTAATEWKGLHSVNELVHIYNPATGWIQNCNSTPYTVSGSSSPVKSNYPSYMAPDGENFRGINAARVLSREKKFTIDKTIAAGYDRYLTAFEVLIPSLINAFEKNVQPADSLYLQLKEPIEVLKSWDNNAASNSVATTLAVEWAQLLNASIRKIYIEEGEDDQVSTTKRFAATATAEQLLTPLLTVINTLQKNYGSWQIEWGSINRYQRVSNDLNQKYDDNQLSYPVPFVSALWGMLPSYNSRIFPGTAKRYGVSGNSFICAVEFGKKIKAKSLLAGGNSGNPNSPHFKDQLEMYTKGQFKDVLFYKEDVMKHAERSYHPGE, from the coding sequence ATGAGAAAATTCATTCTTCCTTTTATTGTATTACCATTTCAGCTTTTTGCACAGCCATTCAGCAAAACCGAAATTTCCAGATGGCAGCAACAGGCAAAAAATGTCAGCATCGTCCGTGATAACTGGGGCATTCCGCATGTGTATGGAAAAACCGATGCAGATGCTGTGTTTGGTTTACTGTATGTACAATGTGAAGATGATTTCAAACGGGTGGAAATAAATTATATTGAAAAGCTTGGCCGCAAAGCTGAAGTGTTTGGTAAAGCTGAAATCTTCAGCGACCTCTATGTACGTTTGATCATTGACAGTGCAGAAGCAGTTGCAGACTATAATAAAGCCCCGGTATGGTTAAAGAAACTATTAAATGCTTATGCAGATGGCATTAATTATTACCTCCATAAACATCCCGAAGTAAAACCATTACTGCTTACCCGTTTCAAACCCTGGTATCCGTTGTTATGGACCGATGGAAGTATTGGCGCCATCAGTACAGGTGATATTTCAGAAATGGATGTAAAAAATCTCTATGGCGAAACAAATGCAACAACTTCTGTTACACCAAAACTATTTGAAGAAATCTCAACAGGATCAAACGGATTTGCGATTGCTCCGTCCAGAACAGAAAACGGACATGCTATTCTTTATATTAACCCGCATGTAACATTTTATTTCCGCCCTGAGGTACAGATGGCAAGTAAGGAAGGTTTAAATGTTTACGGTGCAGTTACCTGGGGACAGTTTTTTATTTACCAGGGTTTTAATGAATACTGTGGCTGGATGCATACCAGCAGCAATGTAGATGTAGCAGATATGTATACAGAAAAGATCAGTCAGGGATCAACAGGCCTGGTGTATGAATACAACAATGAAAAAAGAAAAGTAAAAGAAAAGAAGATTACGATTCGTTTTATCAATGAAAACGAACTGCAATCAAAAACATTCACTACTTATTTTACACACCATGGTCCCGTAATGGCAAAACGGAATGATCAGTATATCAGCGTTCGGTCAAGCAACCGAACTATGAATGGCCTAATACAAAGCTGGCAACGTACCAAAGCAAAAGGACTGGAAGATTATAAAAAGGTAATGGATTTAAAAGCCAACACATCTAATAATACCGTGTTTGCAGATAACAAAGGAAACATCGCTTACTGGCATGGCAACTTTGTTCCAAAGAGAGATCCGAAATTCAACTGGGGCAAAGCTGTTGATGGAACAACAGCAGCTACTGAATGGAAGGGATTGCATTCTGTGAATGAACTCGTGCATATATATAATCCTGCAACAGGATGGATCCAGAATTGTAACTCCACCCCCTACACTGTTAGCGGAAGCAGCAGCCCCGTGAAATCAAATTATCCGTCGTACATGGCGCCTGATGGTGAAAATTTTCGTGGTATTAATGCAGCAAGAGTTTTAAGCAGGGAAAAAAAATTCACCATTGATAAAACAATTGCTGCCGGTTACGACCGGTACTTAACAGCTTTTGAAGTATTGATTCCATCTTTGATCAACGCATTTGAAAAAAATGTACAGCCTGCAGATTCATTATACCTCCAACTGAAAGAGCCCATTGAGGTTTTAAAAAGCTGGGATAATAATGCTGCTTCAAATTCTGTTGCAACAACCTTAGCTGTTGAATGGGCACAGCTGCTCAATGCATCTATCCGGAAAATTTATATTGAAGAAGGAGAAGACGACCAGGTTTCTACAACCAAACGTTTTGCTGCAACAGCAACAGCCGAACAATTACTTACACCATTACTGACTGTTATCAATACCCTGCAAAAGAATTATGGCAGCTGGCAAATTGAATGGGGAAGTATCAATCGTTATCAACGGGTCAGCAATGATCTCAATCAGAAGTATGATGACAACCAGCTCAGCTATCCTGTTCCTTTTGTATCGGCTTTATGGGGAATGCTTCCTTCTTATAACAGCCGCATTTTTCCCGGAACAGCTAAACGTTATGGTGTAAGTGGTAACAGCTTTATCTGTGCTGTTGAGTTTGGAAAAAAGATCAAAGCCAAATCATTGCTAGCAGGTGGTAACAGTGGCAACCCAAATTCACCCCACTTCAAAGATCAATTAGAAATGTATACCAAAGGACAGTTTAAAGATGTGCTGTTTTATAAAGAGGATGTGATGAAGCATGCAGAAAGAAGTTATCATCCGGGAGAATGA
- a CDS encoding DUF2490 domain-containing protein has translation MKSAVFILFVLLFVQSANAQQTKSVQQQSHFWWSVNTTAQVSNKWSVIADVHIRRTNFMASNSFYFVRLGALYNVNKSFSVAAGAGHMWLANKTQLTELFTNENRVYQQFQVSGSIGKISTLNRLRIEERWSQKIVNNQLTDAYRYTTRFRYMFSMNVPVSKNKYIPSLVFADELQLQMGKDIIYNPFDQNRFFTGIKQQIIPSLSFDLGYMLVYQQKLSGYQYTRANTLRWFFYWKPDLRKKHKTHPQATAFQMPETD, from the coding sequence TTGAAATCAGCCGTATTTATTTTATTTGTTCTCCTGTTTGTTCAGTCAGCAAATGCACAGCAGACAAAATCGGTTCAGCAGCAAAGTCATTTTTGGTGGAGTGTAAATACAACTGCACAGGTAAGTAATAAATGGAGTGTAATTGCTGATGTTCATATCCGCAGAACAAACTTTATGGCGAGCAACAGTTTTTATTTTGTAAGGCTGGGAGCTTTATACAATGTAAATAAAAGTTTTTCAGTTGCTGCCGGTGCAGGCCATATGTGGCTGGCAAATAAAACGCAGTTAACAGAATTGTTCACCAATGAAAACCGTGTGTACCAGCAATTCCAGGTAAGCGGTAGTATTGGAAAAATATCAACGCTAAACAGGTTGCGTATTGAAGAAAGATGGTCTCAGAAAATTGTAAATAATCAGCTGACTGACGCATACCGTTATACCACAAGGTTCAGATATATGTTTTCTATGAATGTACCTGTAAGCAAAAACAAATACATTCCTTCACTTGTTTTTGCAGATGAGCTGCAGCTGCAAATGGGCAAAGACATTATCTACAATCCATTTGATCAGAACCGTTTTTTTACAGGCATTAAACAACAAATCATTCCTTCACTTTCATTTGATCTTGGATACATGCTTGTGTACCAGCAAAAGTTAAGCGGCTATCAATACACAAGAGCAAATACACTCCGTTGGTTTTTTTACTGGAAACCGGATTTGAGAAAAAAACACAAGACTCACCCACAGGCTACAGCTTTTCAAATGCCTGAAACAGACTGA
- a CDS encoding serine hydrolase, with protein MKKLIVLLLLPLAITAQKNYSKEIDNYTQAEYKVKEFNGTILVMQKGKAIYKKSFGMADREWNIPNTADTKFRIGSVTKQFTAACILLLAEQGKLSVDDQLSKYIPDYPKGDSITIHMLLNHTSGIKNYTDLPDFWPKAILPLSTDSMIALFKNKPLDFAPGTKWNYSNSGYFLLGVIVEKVSGKKFTAYLEENIIQKAGLKNTGMDRLDSVLVFRAKGYDKNRQGVWQQAMFISMEGPYSAGAMVSTVEDLYLWSKALHNNQVLSAASTQKMMTPFMDNYGYGIGIDSLKTHKRVSHNGGIPGFASYLAYYPADDLCVAVISNNGSNSTALGTALSSIMFDLPVQIPYTPKEVKIDAAILDKYIGKYIATGPIELIKKDNKLYRHREGAHDIELKPESKTRFFYADDSGRFIEFEVDQTGKVTKSWFIGNGEKIEMKKLE; from the coding sequence ATGAAAAAACTAATCGTCCTGCTCCTGCTGCCTCTTGCAATTACTGCACAAAAAAATTATTCAAAAGAGATAGATAATTATACCCAGGCAGAATATAAAGTAAAAGAATTCAATGGAACTATCCTTGTGATGCAAAAGGGAAAGGCCATCTACAAAAAATCATTCGGAATGGCAGATCGGGAATGGAATATACCCAATACAGCAGATACAAAGTTCCGCATCGGTTCTGTTACCAAACAGTTTACAGCAGCCTGTATTCTGTTATTGGCAGAACAGGGAAAATTGAGTGTTGATGATCAATTAAGCAAATACATTCCTGATTATCCAAAAGGCGACAGCATAACCATACATATGCTGCTTAACCATACATCAGGAATAAAAAACTATACTGATCTTCCTGACTTCTGGCCCAAAGCCATCCTGCCCCTTTCAACTGATTCAATGATTGCGCTTTTTAAAAACAAACCGCTTGATTTTGCACCGGGTACAAAATGGAACTACAGTAACTCCGGTTATTTTCTGTTGGGTGTGATTGTTGAAAAAGTTTCAGGAAAAAAATTCACTGCATATCTTGAAGAAAACATTATTCAGAAAGCAGGTTTAAAAAATACAGGTATGGATCGTCTTGATTCTGTTTTAGTCTTTCGGGCAAAAGGTTACGACAAAAACAGACAGGGTGTTTGGCAGCAGGCCATGTTTATTTCAATGGAAGGACCTTACAGCGCAGGAGCCATGGTATCAACAGTTGAAGATTTATACCTCTGGTCAAAAGCGCTTCATAATAACCAGGTGCTTTCAGCTGCAAGTACACAAAAAATGATGACGCCCTTTATGGATAACTATGGTTACGGTATTGGTATTGACAGTTTGAAAACACATAAACGTGTATCGCATAACGGGGGCATTCCCGGTTTCGCCTCTTACCTCGCCTATTACCCGGCTGATGATCTTTGTGTTGCAGTTATTTCGAATAACGGATCAAATTCTACAGCTCTTGGTACAGCACTCTCTTCAATCATGTTTGATCTTCCTGTTCAAATACCCTACACACCAAAAGAAGTAAAAATTGATGCTGCAATTTTAGACAAGTATATTGGAAAGTATATCGCAACCGGGCCCATTGAATTAATAAAAAAAGACAACAAACTATACCGTCACCGGGAAGGTGCTCATGATATTGAGCTGAAACCTGAATCTAAAACAAGGTTTTTTTATGCAGATGATTCCGGTCGTTTTATTGAATTTGAAGTAGATCAAACAGGCAAAGTGACCAAATCCTGGTTTATCGGAAACGGGGAAAAAATTGAAATGAAAAAACTGGAGTAA
- a CDS encoding DUF418 domain-containing protein — protein sequence MSTVSLRSIDPNERIHVLDSARGFALLGILLMNIPFFGLPFEAAVALNIRNEYSGPNYYTWWIVSLLFEGSMRGLFSIMFGASMVLLTTRLSNKAHIDSAAEIYYRRMIWMLLFGLIDAFLILWPGDILYSYALCGLFLFPFRSMKPKYLFLVAAILLVLFTVKSTWMDKEPLRLKKEAAIIQKLDTTKIKLNDDQKEVMEKWTGFQEKQKLENKQKETVNELRKTKGSYATLFSYYADINFILQTTDFYHNGFLDCIIFMLIGIAFFKLKILTGERSKQFYLILALLGYVIAFPLAYWKLHMAVSTKFDIIKMLEQTPFATYEIRRFGLTIGHLGLIMFFYKLGWFRFLFNAWGKVGQMAFSNYLLQNITCGILFHGHGFNLFNELQRYQLYYVVGCVWLVNILFSYIWLYYFRIGPLEWIWRSLTYWKWQPLRKHTMIEAAL from the coding sequence ATGAGCACAGTTTCCCTGCGTTCCATTGATCCCAATGAACGCATTCATGTTTTGGATTCAGCCCGTGGCTTTGCATTGCTGGGCATCTTGCTGATGAATATTCCTTTTTTTGGATTGCCATTTGAAGCAGCTGTTGCTTTAAACATCAGGAATGAATACAGCGGCCCGAATTATTATACATGGTGGATTGTAAGTTTACTCTTTGAAGGATCCATGCGTGGTTTATTCTCCATCATGTTTGGCGCCAGTATGGTATTACTTACAACAAGACTTTCCAATAAAGCGCATATTGACAGTGCTGCTGAAATTTATTACCGCCGTATGATCTGGATGCTGCTCTTTGGGTTGATTGATGCATTCCTGATTCTGTGGCCCGGTGATATTTTATATTCTTATGCCCTCTGTGGTTTGTTCCTGTTTCCCTTCCGCAGCATGAAACCGAAGTATCTTTTCCTTGTTGCTGCAATACTGCTGGTTCTGTTCACAGTTAAATCAACCTGGATGGATAAAGAACCATTGAGGTTGAAAAAGGAAGCAGCCATTATTCAGAAACTTGACACGACGAAAATAAAACTCAACGATGATCAGAAAGAAGTGATGGAGAAATGGACTGGCTTCCAGGAAAAGCAAAAGTTAGAGAACAAACAAAAAGAAACAGTAAATGAACTTCGAAAAACAAAAGGTTCTTACGCAACACTGTTCTCGTATTATGCAGATATCAACTTCATACTGCAGACAACAGATTTTTATCACAATGGTTTTCTCGATTGTATCATCTTTATGCTCATTGGTATTGCTTTTTTCAAGCTGAAAATTCTTACCGGCGAACGGAGTAAACAGTTTTATCTTATTCTCGCTCTATTGGGTTATGTAATTGCTTTCCCTCTTGCTTACTGGAAACTGCACATGGCCGTCAGTACAAAATTCGATATCATAAAAATGCTGGAACAAACTCCATTTGCTACTTATGAAATCAGGCGTTTTGGATTAACCATCGGTCATCTTGGATTAATCATGTTTTTTTACAAACTTGGCTGGTTCAGGTTTCTGTTCAATGCATGGGGAAAGGTTGGGCAAATGGCTTTCAGTAATTACCTGTTACAAAATATCACCTGCGGTATTTTATTTCATGGTCATGGATTTAACCTGTTCAACGAACTGCAGCGTTATCAACTGTATTATGTAGTTGGCTGTGTATGGTTAGTCAATATTCTTTTCAGTTATATATGGTTATATTACTTTCGTATCGGACCGCTTGAATGGATATGGCGCAGTTTAACGTACTGGAAATGGCAACCATTACGAAAGCATACAATGATTGAAGCGGCACTCTGA
- a CDS encoding response regulator: MTKILVADDEADLEVLIRQKFRQKIRDQHYEFVFAINGNDALAKMLQHPDVDIVLSDINMPEMDGLTLLTKLGEASPMVKAVMVSAYGDMDNIRTAMNRGAFDFVTKPVNFDDLEKTMEKTIQHVKLMRETLKAIKENNILKMYVDENVLSFMGSREFETSLMQNETVEASVAFIDICSFTSISENESPDTVVKLLNSYFDVMVKEIIAQGGYIDKFIGDAIMAVFRGNFHLDRAIDACLAVRSQIEKLPSLSDTVSFIPKVSIGINTGEMISGNIGSATLRRLDYTVIGDTVNTAQRLQSVAGPGQIIINEASYEKVNQSFSCRKVGEAVLKNKTNPVNIYEVLD; this comes from the coding sequence ATGACAAAAATTTTGGTAGCGGATGATGAAGCAGATCTCGAAGTTCTCATAAGGCAGAAATTCAGGCAGAAGATCAGGGATCAGCACTATGAATTTGTGTTTGCCATTAATGGTAATGATGCACTGGCTAAAATGCTGCAGCACCCGGATGTGGATATTGTATTGAGCGATATCAATATGCCGGAGATGGATGGGCTGACCTTACTCACAAAACTCGGCGAAGCCTCTCCCATGGTAAAAGCAGTGATGGTATCGGCTTATGGTGATATGGATAATATACGCACTGCCATGAACAGGGGCGCTTTTGATTTTGTTACCAAGCCGGTAAACTTTGATGATCTTGAAAAAACGATGGAAAAAACCATTCAGCATGTAAAGCTGATGAGAGAAACACTCAAAGCCATTAAAGAGAATAATATTTTAAAAATGTATGTGGATGAGAACGTGCTGAGTTTTATGGGCAGCCGTGAATTTGAAACATCTTTAATGCAGAATGAAACTGTTGAAGCTTCTGTAGCATTTATCGACATCTGCAGTTTTACTTCCATCAGTGAAAATGAAAGCCCTGATACAGTTGTAAAATTATTGAACAGTTATTTCGATGTAATGGTGAAAGAAATTATTGCGCAGGGCGGCTATATTGATAAGTTTATCGGTGATGCCATCATGGCTGTCTTTCGTGGAAATTTTCATTTAGACAGAGCCATTGATGCGTGCCTTGCAGTAAGATCACAAATTGAGAAGCTGCCATCTTTGTCAGATACAGTTTCTTTTATTCCAAAAGTATCCATTGGTATTAATACAGGTGAAATGATTTCGGGCAATATTGGTTCTGCCACTCTGCGCCGTTTGGATTATACAGTGATTGGTGACACGGTTAATACCGCTCAGCGTTTACAATCTGTTGCCGGTCCGGGTCAAATCATCATTAACGAAGCATCTTACGAAAAAGTAAATCAATCGTTCAGTTGCCGGAAAGTTGGAGAAGCTGTTTTAAAAAACAAAACAAACCCTGTAAATATTTACGAGGTTCTTGATTGA
- a CDS encoding response regulator codes for MKILVVDDEKDVQTLFEQRFRKEIKSGEMMFDFAFSGEDALAYLNQHEQEAVLILSDINMPGMSGLELLEHIKQKYHKPPPVVMMITAYGDAENFKIANQLGADDFLTKPVDFTALKEKLKNIN; via the coding sequence ATGAAAATTTTAGTTGTTGATGATGAAAAAGATGTTCAAACGCTTTTTGAACAACGGTTCAGGAAAGAAATAAAAAGTGGCGAAATGATGTTTGATTTTGCCTTTTCAGGTGAAGATGCATTGGCCTATCTTAACCAGCATGAACAGGAAGCCGTTCTTATTTTATCCGACATTAATATGCCGGGAATGAGCGGGCTGGAATTACTGGAGCATATCAAACAAAAATATCACAAGCCTCCACCGGTGGTAATGATGATTACAGCATATGGTGATGCCGAGAATTTTAAAATTGCCAACCAGTTAGGTGCTGATGATTTTTTAACCAAGCCGGTTGATTTCACAGCATTAAAAGAAAAACTCAAAAATATCAATTGA